The sequence CCGACGATGCTGTAGGTGGTCGGTTTTTTCACCGGCACGTGTTCGCCCGTTTCGCGGATATGCGCCAGCAACACGTCGCCATCCAGCGGGTGACCGAGCAGCAACACCACGCCACTGCCGGCCTCGGATACTGCAGCCATCGCGGCCCGCAGGCTCCAGCGACCAGGTTGCTTGACCATCAACAGGTCCCGCAATGGGTCCATGTTGTGCACGCGTACCAGGGTCGGCTCTTCGGCGCAGATGTTGCCCAGGGTCAGGGCCATGTGCACGTCGCCTTCCACCGAATCACGATAGGTCACCAGGTTGAACTGGCCCAGTTCGCTGTCCAACGGCTGCTCGGCAATCCGCTGAACGGTACGTTCGTGGATCATCCGGTAGTGAATCAGGTCGGCAATGGTACCGATCTTGATGTTGTGCAGGGCCGCAAACTCTTCCAGTTCGGCGCGACGGGACATGGTGCCGTCGTCGTTCATCACTTCGCAGATCACACCGCTTGGCTCGAAACCGGCCATGCGCGCCAGGTCACAAGCGGCTTCAGTGTGACCGGCGCGAGCCAGGGTGCCGCCCGGTTGGGCCATCAGCGGGAAGATGTGACCGGGGCTGACGATGTCTTCGGCCTTGGCGTCTTTCGCGGCGGCCGCTTGCACGGTACGGGCACGGTCGGCGGCGGAGATGCCGGTGGTGACGCCGGTGGTAGCTTCAATGGACACGGTGAACTTGGTACCGAAACCCGAACCGTTGCGCGGTGCCATCAACGGCAGCTTGAGCAACTCGCAGCGCTCGCGGCTCATGGGCATGCAGATCAAACCACGAGCGTGCTTGGCCATGAAGTTGATGTGTTCAGGCTGGCAGCACTCGGCGGCCATGATCAGGTCGCCTTCATTCTCGCGGTCTTCGTCATCCATGAGGATGACCATCTTGCCTTGGCGGATGTCTTCAACCAGTTCTTCGATGCTGTTGAGCGCCACGCGGCACCCCCTTGGGTCAGGATTTGAGGTAGCCGTTGGCGGCTAGAAAGCTTTCGGTGATGTTCCCGGACGTTGGCTCAGCGGCCTTGTCACCCAACAACAGGCGCTCCAGGTAACGCGCCAACAAGTCCACTTCCAGGTTCACCCGGCGACCTGGCTGATACGACGCCATGATGGTTTCGCTCAGGGTGTGGGGAATGATGGTCAGTTCAAATTCGGCGCCATTGACGGCGTTCACGGTGAGGCTGGTGCCGTCGACGGTGATCGAGCCTTTATGGGCGATGTACTTGGCCAGCTCTTTGGGCGCGCGGATACGGAATTCCACGGCACGCGCATTTTCGCTGCGGGCGACGACTTCGCCGACACCGTCGACATGACCGCTGACCAGGTGCCCACCGAGGCGGGTGGTCGGAGTCAGGGCTTTTTCCAGGTTGACCGGGCTGCCGCTCTTGAGGTCGTCCATCGCGGTGCAGTCCAGGGTTTCCCGGCTGACATCGGCGGCGAAGCCGTTGCCAGGCAACTCGATAACAGTCAGGCACACGCCGCTGACGGCGATGCTGTCGCCCAGTTTGACGTCGCTCAGGTCGAGCTTGCCGGTTTCAACCAGCAACCGCACATCGCCGCCTTTTGGGGTCATTGCACGGATGCTGCCAATGGATTCGATAATGCCGGTGAACATGGAGTCCTCCTGGGGAGCTCGGCGCAGGCCGGGAATTATACGCCCGCTGATGGGACAGGAATGGCAGTGACTCGCCAGTCGTCGCCTACAGCGCGCATTTCAGTGATCTTGAGTTGGGGGGCATCCGCCAATTTCTCGAGCGGCCAGTCCAGCAAAGGCCGGGCCGCGGAGCCGAGAAACTTGCCGGCGACGAAAATCACGTACTCGTCCACCAGGCCCTGCTGAGCGAAGGCACCGGCCAGACTTGGGCCAGCTTCCACCAGTACGTCGTTGACGCCACGGACTGCCAGGGCCACTAAAGCGGAACGCAGGTCCACCTGACCGTCAACACCCGGCACCACCAGGCACTCTGGGCCGGTGGGGTATTGGTTTTCCGGGTTCACGCAGGTGATTACCAGCGCAGGGCCAGCCTTGAAGAACGGTGCGTTCAACGGCACTCGCAGGCGGCCGTCGATCAACACCCGCAGTGGCGGACGAGACATGGCCAACGCTGTGGTTTCGTCATCCAGGCCCAGTTCGGCGGCGCGTACGGTCAGGCGAGCACCGTCGGCCAGCACTGTGTCGGCGCCGGTCAGCACCACGCTGGCCTGGGCGCGCAGGCGTTGCACGGCAGCACGTGCCGCCGGGCCGGTGATCCATTGGCTTTCACCATTGGCCATCGCGGTGCGACCGTCCAGGCTCATGGCCAACTTGACCCGCACAAACGGCAGGCCATGCTCCATACGCTTGAGAAAGCCGGGGTTGAGTGCCCGCGCTTCGTTCTCCAGCATGCCGCTGTGGATCTCGATCCCGGCCTGGGCCAAACGCTGCATGCCACGGCCGGCGACTTCCGGGTTAGGGTCCTGCATCGCCGCCACGACCCGCGCCAAACCAGCGTTCACCAGGGCATCGGCACAGGGCGGTGTGCGGCCGTGATGGCTGCACGGTTCAAGAGTCACATAGGCTGTAGCGCCACGGGCTTTGTCGCCAGCCGCGCGCAGGGCGTGGACTTCGGCGTGGGGTTCACCGGCACGCACGTGCCAGCCTTCGCCAACAATCTGCCCGTCACGGACAATCACGCAGCCCACCCGTGGATTGGGATGGGTGGTGTACAGGCCCTTGCGCGCCAATTCCAGGGCGCGAGCCATGTAATGGGCGTCGAGGACCGCCTGTTCTGCCGAAGGTGGGTTCATTCTTTGACCGGCTCACGGGCCAGGCGGTCGATCTCTTCGCGGAACTCATTGAGGTCCTGGAAGCGTCGATACACCGAGGCGAAACGGATATAGGCGACTTCGTCGAGCTTTTGCAGCTCGCCCATCACCAGTTCTCCAACCACCAGGGATTTGACTTCGCGCTCACCGGTCGCCCGCAGCTTGTGCTTGATGTGCACCAGCGCCGCTTCCAGCCGCTCGACACTCACCGGGCGTTTTTCCAAGGCGCGCTGCATTCCGGCGCGCAGTTTTTCTTCGTCGAAGGGCTGGCGACTGCCGTCAGTCTTGATCAGACGTGGCAATACCAGTTCGGCGGTTTCGAAGGTGGTGAAACGCTCACCGCAGCCAGAGGCCAGGCATTCACGCCGGCGACGCACCTGTTCGCCCTCGGCGACCAGACGCGAGTCAATGACTTTGGTGTCGTTGGCACCGCAGAAGGGACAGTGCATGGTGGCAGGCAACAAAAAATGGGAGGGCCATGGTAGCGCATCCCCGTGGCAAGACAAGCCATAGCCTTTACGGTATATAGGCTGACTATTATGTTTCATATTTTTTAAGCCACGGATTTTCGCCCTTTTTGGAGCCGTACATGTCGCTACGACCGCTTGTCATGCTTGCTTTGTTCAGTTTCCTGGTCGCCTGCAGCAGCCATGCCCCGAAACCGGCCGCCCCACAACCGACGCCCCAACAGGAGAAAAAAATCCCTGGTGTAGAAGAATTGGGCCCGTTGCCGGCGTACCAGCGTGAAGTCAGCGGCACCCTGAACGGCGTTCCCGCTGGCGCGGAAGTCGAACTGGCAATGATGGTCATTGACGACCGCAACCGTCCGCAACAACTGCTCGCCAGCAGTGTGTTGATCGGCAACAACAAACCCTTGGCCTTCCGCCTGCGCTTTAACCCCGAAGTCTTTCCTGCCGGTGCGCGGGTTGAATTGCGTGGTCGCGCCAGCCAGTCCGGCCAGTTGATCCTGCACCTGCCCGCCGTGCGTATCACCCAGGCAATCACCCAGAGCACCGGCCCCCTGCAATTCGTCAAAGCCCCATGACTCCACCGCTGGACCTGCAACGGGCCTTGAGTGAACTGATCGGCGACGCCCACCTGGTGCCCTGCCCGTTGCCGGGCACCGAGTTGTCGCTGTGGCTGCTGGACGCCGACAACATGGACCGGGCCTTCAGCCAGGAAGAAACCCGACGCATCCTCCATGAACCACCGTACTGGAGCTTTTGCTGGGCCAGTGGTTTGGCGCTGGCCAGGTATTTGGCGGCTAATCCCGAGTGGGTTGCGGGCAAGCGGGTGTTGGATTTTGGCGCGGGTTCCGGGGTTGCAGGGATTGCGGCGATAAAAGCCGGCGCGCTGGAGGTTGTCGCATGCGACCTGGACCCACTGGCGCTGGACGCCTGCCGGGCCAATGCGAAACTCAATGACGTGGTGCTGACTTACTCGGATGATTTTTTCGCCGAGGCGGATCGTTTTGACCTGATTCTGGTGGCCGATGTGCTGTATGACCGGGCGAACTTGCCGTTGCTGGATCAGTTTCTGACCCGAGGGCGGGAAGCATTGGTGGCGGATTCGCGCGTAAGGGATTTCCAGCACCCGGATTATCAGCGGCTGGAAATCCTGGATGCCCTGACCTTGCCGGACCTGGCCGAGCCCTGGGAGTTTCGCAAGGTCAGCCTGTACCATTCGCAGCGGCCTTGAAGCTGGTGTAGCCGCTGCCGAGGCACGAGGCTGCGATGCGGGCCGCAGGACCGCCCTCAGGGGTCGCTTCGTCGGAATGCCGCACCAAACCCATCGCAGCCTCGTGCCTCGGCAGCGGCTACAGGGTTAAAGAGATATGTCGCGCCCCTGCCCGCTTTCAGCCAACCCCGCTAGCCCTTATAGTTGCCCCATCCCACGCTTTGTTCGAGATACCCCATGAGTGAGCCCACGCCGTACATCTTCGACGCCACCACCGCCACCTTCGACCAGGCGGTGATCCAGAACTCTTTCGAAAAACCCGTGCTGGTGGATTTCTGGGCCGAGTGGTGCGCGCCGTGCAAGGCGTTGATGCCGATGCTGGCGCAGATTGCCGAGAGTTATCAGGGCGAGTTGCTGCTGGCCAAGGTCGATTGCGATGCCGAGCCGGACGTGGTTACGCGCTTTGGCATTCGCAGCCTGCCGACGGTGGTGCTGTTCAAGGACGGCCAGCCGGTAGATGGCTTTGCCGGTGCGCAGCCGGAGTCCGCCGTGCGGGCGATGCTGGAGCCGCATGTGCAAATGCCGCCGCCGGCCGCTGCTGACCCGCTGGAGCAAGCCCAGGCGTTGTTTGCCGACGGTCGCATCAGCGATGCCGAAGCCGTGCTGGTGGCCTTGCTGGGCGAAGACAACACCAACGCCGCCGCGCTGATTCTCTATGCACGCTGCCTGGCCGAACGCAGTGAGTTGGATGAAGCGCAAACCGTGCTCGACGCGGTCAAAAGCGACGATCACAAAGCCGCGCTGGCCGGCGCCAAGGCGCAGATCACCTTCTTGCGCCAGGCCACTGACCTGCCGGATGCCGCCGAGCTGAAAAGCCGTCTGGCGCAAAACCCGCAGGATGACGAGGCGGTGTATCAACTGGCCGTGCAACAACTGGCACGCCAGCAATACGAAGCTGCGCTGGATGGCCTGCTCAAACTGTTCATCCGCAACCGCAGCTACAGCGAGGGCTTGCCCCACAAGACGCTACTGCAGGTGTTCGATCTGCTGGGCAATGACCACCCGCTGGTCACCGTGTATCGCCGCAAACTGTTCGCCGCGTTGTATTGATCGTTATTCGATCCAACTGTACAGCGGCGTATCCCCGCCGCTGGCCACCTTGACCTTGGCGCTATGGCGCAAGCGCACCAGCAAGCGCTTGCCCGCCGAGGCGCTGCCGGCCAGCCCTTCAAGTTGATCCAGCAACTCCAAACCGCTGAGTTGCCCGGCCTTGCGCAACAGGTCCTGGGCGGCCTGCCACAGGCTCTCGTCCAGATTACCCGGAGCCGGCGCAACCACTGGCTCGGCATTCGGCACTTTGCTGGCCTGCAACTGCGCGCCCAATCGGGCCCAATCGCCGTCATCCAGCTCCAGGGTCAAATCCACTGGCAAGTCGCCGATGGTTCCACGAATTCTCAACATCGCGCGCTCTCCC is a genomic window of Pseudomonas sp. ADAK18 containing:
- a CDS encoding methyltransferase; protein product: MTPPLDLQRALSELIGDAHLVPCPLPGTELSLWLLDADNMDRAFSQEETRRILHEPPYWSFCWASGLALARYLAANPEWVAGKRVLDFGAGSGVAGIAAIKAGALEVVACDLDPLALDACRANAKLNDVVLTYSDDFFAEADRFDLILVADVLYDRANLPLLDQFLTRGREALVADSRVRDFQHPDYQRLEILDALTLPDLAEPWEFRKVSLYHSQRP
- the trxA gene encoding thioredoxin, with product MSEPTPYIFDATTATFDQAVIQNSFEKPVLVDFWAEWCAPCKALMPMLAQIAESYQGELLLAKVDCDAEPDVVTRFGIRSLPTVVLFKDGQPVDGFAGAQPESAVRAMLEPHVQMPPPAAADPLEQAQALFADGRISDAEAVLVALLGEDNTNAAALILYARCLAERSELDEAQTVLDAVKSDDHKAALAGAKAQITFLRQATDLPDAAELKSRLAQNPQDDEAVYQLAVQQLARQQYEAALDGLLKLFIRNRSYSEGLPHKTLLQVFDLLGNDHPLVTVYRRKLFAALY
- a CDS encoding YbaY family lipoprotein, whose product is MSLRPLVMLALFSFLVACSSHAPKPAAPQPTPQQEKKIPGVEELGPLPAYQREVSGTLNGVPAGAEVELAMMVIDDRNRPQQLLASSVLIGNNKPLAFRLRFNPEVFPAGARVELRGRASQSGQLILHLPAVRITQAITQSTGPLQFVKAP
- the ribD gene encoding bifunctional diaminohydroxyphosphoribosylaminopyrimidine deaminase/5-amino-6-(5-phosphoribosylamino)uracil reductase RibD — protein: MNPPSAEQAVLDAHYMARALELARKGLYTTHPNPRVGCVIVRDGQIVGEGWHVRAGEPHAEVHALRAAGDKARGATAYVTLEPCSHHGRTPPCADALVNAGLARVVAAMQDPNPEVAGRGMQRLAQAGIEIHSGMLENEARALNPGFLKRMEHGLPFVRVKLAMSLDGRTAMANGESQWITGPAARAAVQRLRAQASVVLTGADTVLADGARLTVRAAELGLDDETTALAMSRPPLRVLIDGRLRVPLNAPFFKAGPALVITCVNPENQYPTGPECLVVPGVDGQVDLRSALVALAVRGVNDVLVEAGPSLAGAFAQQGLVDEYVIFVAGKFLGSAARPLLDWPLEKLADAPQLKITEMRAVGDDWRVTAIPVPSAGV
- the nrdR gene encoding transcriptional regulator NrdR, which codes for MHCPFCGANDTKVIDSRLVAEGEQVRRRRECLASGCGERFTTFETAELVLPRLIKTDGSRQPFDEEKLRAGMQRALEKRPVSVERLEAALVHIKHKLRATGEREVKSLVVGELVMGELQKLDEVAYIRFASVYRRFQDLNEFREEIDRLAREPVKE
- the ribBA gene encoding bifunctional 3,4-dihydroxy-2-butanone-4-phosphate synthase/GTP cyclohydrolase II — encoded protein: MALNSIEELVEDIRQGKMVILMDDEDRENEGDLIMAAECCQPEHINFMAKHARGLICMPMSRERCELLKLPLMAPRNGSGFGTKFTVSIEATTGVTTGISAADRARTVQAAAAKDAKAEDIVSPGHIFPLMAQPGGTLARAGHTEAACDLARMAGFEPSGVICEVMNDDGTMSRRAELEEFAALHNIKIGTIADLIHYRMIHERTVQRIAEQPLDSELGQFNLVTYRDSVEGDVHMALTLGNICAEEPTLVRVHNMDPLRDLLMVKQPGRWSLRAAMAAVSEAGSGVVLLLGHPLDGDVLLAHIRETGEHVPVKKPTTYSIVGAGSQILRDLGVRKMRLMSAPMKFNAISGFDLEVVEYVPSE
- a CDS encoding riboflavin synthase gives rise to the protein MFTGIIESIGSIRAMTPKGGDVRLLVETGKLDLSDVKLGDSIAVSGVCLTVIELPGNGFAADVSRETLDCTAMDDLKSGSPVNLEKALTPTTRLGGHLVSGHVDGVGEVVARSENARAVEFRIRAPKELAKYIAHKGSITVDGTSLTVNAVNGAEFELTIIPHTLSETIMASYQPGRRVNLEVDLLARYLERLLLGDKAAEPTSGNITESFLAANGYLKS